A DNA window from Pyrus communis chromosome 3, drPyrComm1.1, whole genome shotgun sequence contains the following coding sequences:
- the LOC137729906 gene encoding tryptophan N-monooxygenase CYP79A68-like, which translates to MWRNRPAYKWVHSILEEFKTDIACVKLGNVHVIAVKSPEIAREFLKKNDAVFASRPVTMATHILSSGYVTTGVVPWGSQWKKMRRVLIADVFNQSRVHWLLGKRNEEADNLVKFLYNQCSVNPNGSVVNVRTAALFYSGCVMRRMIFNSRYFGKGREDGGPGLEEEEHVSALLTILLHVYAFCVSDYLPWLRVFDIGGHEKKVRDALKITKQYQDPVINERLHQWRDGKRTEPEDLLDVFISLKDANGQPLLSSEEIKAQITELQLATVDNPFNAGEWALSQMLNQPEMLKKAVEELDRVVGKHRLVQESDIRKLPYIRACSREALRLHPVAPFNLPHVSNADAVVAGYFIPKGSAVLLSRLGLGRNPEVWENPLRFNPERHLNGDAGQQVELEEHELRFITFSTGRRGCMGGSLGTTITVMLLARLLQGFTWSMPPNVDKIDLTEALSLFKANPLYAHAKPRLPATLYLV; encoded by the exons ATGTGGAGGAACAGGCCAGCCTATAAATGGGTACATAGCATTTTGGAAGAATTCAAGACGGACATTGCCTGCGTAAAATTAGGAAATGTTCATGTCATCGCAGTGAAATCACCAGAAATTGCCAGGgagtttttgaagaaaaatgatgCAGTTTTTGCATCAAGACCTGTTACAATGGCCACCCATATTTTAAGCAGTGGCTACGTGACCACAGGCGTTGTGCCTTGGGGAAGCCAgtggaagaaaatgagaagggtCTTGATTGCTGATGTGTTCAATCAGTCTAGGGTTCACTGGCTACTTGgtaaaagaaatgaagaagctGATAATCTTGTTAAGTTCCTATATAATCAGTGCTCGGTGAATCCGAATGGTTCAGTAGTGAATGTGAGAACTGCAGCCCTATTTTACTCAGGATGTGTCATGAGAAGGATGATTTTCAACTCAAGGTACTTTGGCAAAGGGAGAGAGGATGGAGGGCCTGGTTTGGAAGAGGAAGAACACGTATCCGCCCTTTTGACCATTCTTTTGCATGTGTACGCATTCTGTGTATCGGATTATCTTCCGTGGCTCAGAGTGTTTGACATAGGCGGCCATGAGAAAAAGGTgagagatgctttgaagatTACCAAGCAGTATCAAGACCCTGTTATAAACGAGAGATTACATCAATGGAGAGATGGGAAAAGGACGGAGCCTGAAGACCTGCTTGATGTTTTCATATCACTCAAAGATGCAAATGGACAGCCTTTACTCTCTAGTGAAGAAATCAAAGCGCAAATCACA GAACTGCAGCTTGCAACAGTGGATAATCCTTTCAATGCAGGAGAGTGGGCTCTATCGCAAATGCTGAACCAGCCTGAGATGCTTAAGAAAGCAGTAGAAGAACTAGATCGGGTGGTTGGAAAGCATAGGCTTGTTCAAGAGTCTGATATCCGTAAGCTCCCTTACATAAGGGCTTGCTCAAGAGAAGCTCTTAGGTTGCATCCAGTTGCACCGTTTAACCTACCCCATGTGTCCAATGCAGATGCTGTAGTTGCAGGCTACTTCATCCCAAAGGGGAGTGCTGTTCTCCTCAGTCGTTTAGGCCTCGGGCGCAATCCTGAAGTTTGGGAAAATCCATTGAGATTCAACCCGGAACGCCATCTGAATGGAGATGCTGGTCAACAAGTTGAACTGGAAGAGCATGAGCTGAGATTCATTACGTTCTCTACCGGAAGGAGAGGATGCATGGGGGGTTCGCTTGGGACTACCATAACTGTAATGCTCCTTGCAAGGCTTCTACAAGGGTTTACGTGGAGTATGCCACCCAATGTAGACAAGATTGACCTCACTGAGGCTCTATCCCTCTTCAAAGCCAACCCTTTGTATGCACATGCTAAACCGCGGTTGCCTGCTACTCTATACTTGGTTTAG
- the LOC137729601 gene encoding BOI-related E3 ubiquitin-protein ligase 1-like, with amino-acid sequence MAVEAQHPHHAVLIPAQLIPNRDFIKTNPGNPNIYSTQMDSGLLLSTTMPENLLPMYQSPFCDANKASMNKDATDSGLTYNNISAPRKRPRDQLSNDFNNFSAPHKNKISSFFDQDIAFQIQQQQSEIDRFIAQHSEKVRLELEEQRKQQSRMLVLAIQESIVKKLKEKDEEIQRMGKLNWVLQERVKSLFVENQIWRDMAQTNEAAANSLRTNLEQVLAHVSDDHHAGGSGATAAAVADDAQSCCGSNDNGPDIDAVDSGNVAVRGGCGGGSRMCKSCGVRESKVLLLPCRHLCLCTMCGSTVLNCPVCNSVMNASVHVIFS; translated from the exons ATGGCAGTTGAAGCTCAGCACCCCCACCATGCAGTTCTAATCCCAGCGCAACTAATCCCCAACAG AGATTTCATCAAAACGAACCCAGGAAATCCAAATATCTACAGTACCCAGATGGATTCCGGCCTTCTTTTGTCGACAACAATGCCGGAAAATCTCCTTCCGATGTATCAATCTCCTTTCTGTGATGCAAATAAGGCTTCCATGAACAAGGACGCGACAGACAGTGGCCTCACATACAACAACATCTCCGCTCCTCGGAAGCGGCCGAGAGACCAATTAAGCAATGACTTCAACAATTTCTCGGCCCCTCACAAGAACAAAATCTCCTCTTTTTTCGACCAAGACATTGCTTTTCAGATCCAACAACAGCAATCTGAGATCGACCGGTTCATTGCCCAACAT tcGGAAAAAGTGAGATTGGAACTGGAGGAGCAAAGAAAGCAGCAATCGAGAATGTTAGTGTTGGCAATCCAGGAGAGTATCGTGAAGAAACTGAAAGAGAAAGATGAGGAGATTCAGAGGATGGGAAAGCTCAACTGGGTTCTCCAAGAACGGGTCAAGAGCCTATTCGTCGAGAATCAGATATGGAGGGACATGGCACAGACAAACGAAGCTGCAGCCAATTCCCTACGCACCAATTTAGAGCAAGTCCTGGCGCACGTTAGCGACGACCACCACGCTGGTGGCAGCGGTGCCACTGCTGCCGCTGTGGCTGATGATGCCCAATCGTGCTGCGGAAGCAACGACAACGGGCCGGATATTGATGCTGTGGACAGCGGAAATGTGGCGGTTCgcggtggttgtggtggtggaagTAGGATGTGTAAGAGTTGTGGGGTGAGAGAGTCGAAGGTGTTGTTGCTCCCATGCAGGCATTTGTGCTTGTGTACAATGTGTGGGTCCACCGTGCTCAATTGCCCTGTATGCAACTCTGTCATGAATGCCAGTGTGCATGTTATTTTCTCTTAG